From Deinococcus sp. Leaf326:
AGAATGCGGGCACGCTCCCAGAGAGGCTGTGACTTCGACACTCCCAGACTCTCGCGTCTGGGAGCGCTTTTTTCGTCTTATGCAGGTGCAACTCCTGAGTATAAGTGTCGGGTGCCCCGAGGCTGCACTACTAAAGTGCGTCTGAAAAAGGTCAGGGCGGGGACTTCGCCAGCCGACGTACCATCAAACGGATCATGACTTCGTACACGAKGTTTTCAGCGGTTTCAACCAGGGCTTCGTMGTCCCTCGCCATGCGTCTGGATTTCCCCAGCCAGGCGAACGTCCGCTCCACCACCCAACGGCGCTTCAGGACGACAAATCCTTTCGGCACCTCCACGTGTTGTGGAGGTGCATCTTTTGGTGCCCARGTACCCTGCCAACCCGACCAAGGGTGTTTGACGATCTCCATGGTCCAGCCCAGATGCGTSTTGATCTCTCCAGCGAGTTTCCCGGTGTACCCCGCATCCGCCCACAGGTACGTGTTTGACGATCTCCATGGTCCAGCCCAGATGCGTSTTGATCTCTCCAGCGAGTTTCCCGGTGTACCCCGCATCCGCCCACAGGTACCCCATCCGAGGAAAGACATTGGGGAGATCTCGCAGGAGAAGAATCGCGCCCATGCGGTCCTGGATGTCCGCCTCGTGGACCTTGATCGCCATGACCAGCCCTAAGGTGTCGACGAGCAGGTGACGTTTCCGACCACTCACTTTCTTGCCCCCGTCATAGCCGCGAGGCNNNNNNNNNNNNNNNNNNNNNNNNNNNNNNNNNNNNNNNNNNNNNNNNNNNNNNNNNNNNNNNNNNNNNNNNNNNNNNNNNNNNNNNNNCCGCGAGGCCCGCCAGCTTCCGTAGTCTTGACGGATTGGCTA
This genomic window contains:
- a CDS encoding transposase encodes the protein MSGRKRHLLVDTLGLVMAIKVHEADIQDRMGAILLLRDLPNVFPRMGYLWADAGYTGKLAGEIXTHLGWTMEIVKHVPVGGCGVHRETRWRDQXASGLDHGDRQTPLVGLAGYLGTKRCTSTTRGGAERICRPEAPLGGGADVRLAGEIQTHGEGXRSPG